From the Patescibacteria group bacterium genome, one window contains:
- a CDS encoding type IV pilus twitching motility protein PilT, whose amino-acid sequence MPTTQMQELLELTVKEAASDLHLSLGHPPTLRIAGSLVPLVKKRPMTQDLVRELATSLMTEEQKVRLEQEKEVDFSYNMEDKARFRINVFYQQGSLSAALRLIPKQIKTLEELNLPPILHKFATARQGFVLITGPSSHGKSTTLAALIDEINHTRADHIITIEDPIEYVFEDDKSIIDQREVYQDTQSFEKALRATFRQDPDCIMVGEMRDSETIATAITAAETGHLVFATLHTNSAAQTIHRIVDSFPPAQQVQVRAQLSGSLLGVVSQRLVPSVRGGLVPAAEIMMSNPAVANLIRENKIHELPLVIETSAEIGMISLNRALANLVRSKTITLENALAYSLNPTELRTLARN is encoded by the coding sequence ATGCCAACCACACAAATGCAGGAATTATTAGAACTGACTGTAAAAGAAGCGGCTTCTGATTTACATTTGTCTTTGGGGCATCCTCCGACCCTTCGAATTGCAGGGAGCTTGGTTCCCTTGGTCAAAAAGAGACCCATGACACAAGACCTCGTTAGAGAACTCGCCACCTCCTTGATGACCGAAGAACAAAAAGTACGCTTGGAACAGGAAAAAGAGGTGGACTTTTCGTACAACATGGAGGATAAGGCCAGGTTCCGAATAAACGTGTTTTACCAGCAGGGTTCTTTGTCTGCTGCCTTGCGCCTTATCCCAAAGCAGATAAAGACGCTGGAAGAATTGAACCTTCCTCCCATACTTCATAAGTTTGCCACTGCACGCCAGGGTTTTGTATTGATTACCGGTCCTTCCAGCCATGGGAAATCCACCACCCTAGCTGCCTTGATTGACGAGATTAACCACACAAGAGCCGACCACATCATTACTATTGAAGACCCCATCGAGTACGTGTTTGAAGACGACAAGTCGATTATTGACCAGCGAGAGGTGTATCAGGACACCCAGAGTTTTGAAAAGGCCTTGCGCGCCACTTTCCGCCAAGACCCAGACTGTATCATGGTAGGGGAAATGCGAGACTCAGAAACCATAGCCACCGCCATCACCGCAGCTGAAACCGGACACCTGGTATTTGCCACACTGCACACCAACTCTGCCGCCCAAACCATTCACCGCATTGTGGACTCTTTTCCTCCAGCGCAGCAGGTTCAGGTCAGGGCGCAGCTGTCAGGTTCTTTGTTGGGCGTGGTATCTCAGCGCTTGGTTCCCAGCGTGCGGGGCGGGTTGGTTCCCGCAGCTGAAATCATGATGTCCAACCCTGCGGTAGCCAACCTCATTCGAGAAAACAAGATTCACGAGCTTCCCCTGGTGATTGAGACGTCTGCTGAAATTGGCATGATTTCTTTGAACCGGGCCTTGGCAAACTTGGTTCGTTCAAAGACCATCACCCTAGAAAATGCCCTTGCCTACTCCTTGAACCCAACAGAACTCAGAACTCTGGCAAGAAACTAA
- a CDS encoding response regulator: MSPKDTILLVEDDPLLIDIYTTKFTEAGFKVQVADSGERALSLFSKLSPSVIVMDIVLPHVDGWELLLAAQKQENLRNTKIVVLSNLGQKEEIEKGISLGADRYLIKAHFTPTQVVEEVKELLNG; this comes from the coding sequence ATGTCCCCCAAAGATACTATCTTACTCGTTGAAGACGACCCCTTGCTGATTGATATTTACACCACAAAGTTTACAGAAGCTGGATTTAAGGTGCAGGTGGCAGATTCTGGAGAAAGGGCGCTTTCCTTGTTTTCTAAGCTGAGCCCTTCGGTCATTGTCATGGACATTGTGCTTCCTCATGTGGACGGCTGGGAATTGCTTCTAGCCGCTCAAAAACAAGAAAACTTGCGGAACACAAAGATTGTAGTACTCTCTAACCTTGGGCAAAAAGAAGAGATTGAAAAAGGAATTTCTCTTGGCGCTGACCGCTACCTGATTAAAGCTCACTTTACCCCCACCCAGGTAGTAGAGGAGGTAAAAGAATTGTTAAATGGTTAA
- a CDS encoding type II/IV secretion system protein, giving the protein MNILQTLVQRNLLLSEAATQVQEEATRSQKLVEEVLLEKKLVEEELLFSVKSEGLQVPLRSVEPKDIPLKILELIPEDAASHYRMVPLSKRAGVVEVGMVAPEDVKAKEALNFLSRQGGFSFQIQLISVSQFAAVMRHYQNQKNDMSQALGELQEEMKEEKGKDQAQKLARLVEEAPVTKMVAVILRNAVEGKASDIHIEPTKDKLRVRFRMLGDLYSSLFLPKRVHQAVVSHIKILSNLKIDEQRVPQDGRFSANIGERSIDFRVSTFPTALGEKVAIRVLDPEVGLKGFGELGLGGSSLEKAQAALKRPFGLILVTGPTGSGKTTTLYAMLQSINKESLNIVSLEDPVEYLLEGVNQSQVRPDIQYDFAQGLRQVLRQDPDVIMVGEVRDEETASLVVHAALTGHIVLSTLHTNNASGVIPRLLDMGVDKYLVPTTLNIALSQRLVRRLCDNCKERIKPKTEMKELILQELRKIPAAKEKSVSVHLATKGKDLSLFVAKGCKECGAAGYSGRIGLFEVLTMTDELSDIVLQTPSEANIAKEAVRQGMVTLRQDGVLKAIDGITTIEEVIRVTED; this is encoded by the coding sequence ATGAACATTCTTCAAACCCTTGTTCAGAGAAATCTTCTTTTAAGCGAGGCCGCAACCCAAGTCCAAGAGGAGGCAACTCGGTCCCAAAAGTTGGTTGAGGAAGTACTCTTGGAAAAGAAGCTTGTGGAAGAAGAGCTCTTGTTTAGCGTTAAATCAGAGGGACTGCAGGTTCCTTTGAGATCTGTTGAGCCCAAAGACATTCCCTTAAAGATTCTTGAGCTTATCCCCGAGGATGCGGCATCTCACTATCGCATGGTTCCCTTGTCTAAGCGGGCAGGAGTGGTTGAGGTTGGTATGGTAGCCCCGGAGGACGTAAAAGCAAAGGAGGCGCTGAACTTCCTGTCTCGCCAGGGAGGGTTTTCGTTTCAGATACAGCTCATCTCTGTTTCTCAGTTTGCTGCAGTCATGCGCCATTATCAAAACCAAAAGAACGATATGAGCCAGGCCTTAGGAGAACTCCAAGAAGAGATGAAGGAAGAAAAGGGCAAGGACCAAGCTCAAAAACTCGCTCGTTTGGTGGAGGAGGCCCCGGTCACCAAGATGGTGGCAGTCATCTTGAGAAACGCGGTTGAAGGGAAGGCCTCTGACATTCACATTGAACCCACCAAAGACAAACTCAGAGTAAGGTTTCGCATGCTGGGGGACCTGTACTCCTCTTTATTCTTGCCAAAACGGGTTCACCAAGCCGTGGTGTCGCACATTAAGATTCTTTCCAACTTAAAGATTGATGAGCAGCGAGTACCACAGGATGGGAGATTTTCTGCAAACATTGGAGAGCGCTCTATAGACTTTCGTGTTTCCACTTTTCCCACTGCCCTAGGAGAAAAGGTTGCCATACGTGTTTTAGACCCTGAAGTGGGGTTAAAGGGTTTTGGCGAGCTTGGTTTGGGAGGTTCCAGTTTAGAGAAAGCACAAGCGGCTTTGAAACGCCCCTTTGGGTTGATTTTGGTGACTGGGCCCACGGGCTCTGGAAAAACCACCACCCTGTATGCCATGCTCCAGAGTATTAACAAGGAATCCTTGAACATTGTGAGTTTGGAAGACCCCGTGGAGTATCTTTTGGAAGGCGTGAACCAGTCCCAGGTTAGGCCCGATATTCAATACGATTTTGCCCAAGGGTTACGCCAGGTTCTGCGCCAAGACCCAGACGTTATCATGGTAGGTGAGGTTAGAGACGAAGAGACGGCCTCCCTTGTTGTGCACGCTGCTTTAACAGGGCACATTGTGCTTTCCACCTTGCATACGAACAATGCTTCTGGCGTCATCCCTCGTCTCTTGGACATGGGAGTGGACAAGTACCTGGTTCCAACCACGCTTAACATTGCCCTTTCCCAACGTTTGGTGAGACGCTTGTGCGATAATTGCAAGGAACGCATCAAGCCAAAAACGGAAATGAAAGAGCTCATCTTGCAAGAACTCAGAAAGATTCCTGCTGCCAAAGAAAAATCCGTGAGCGTGCACCTGGCAACCAAAGGAAAAGACCTGAGTTTGTTTGTTGCCAAAGGATGCAAAGAATGTGGAGCCGCAGGATACAGTGGTAGGATTGGTCTCTTTGAGGTGCTTACAATGACCGACGAGCTTTCAGACATTGTTCTTCAAACTCCGTCTGAAGCAAACATTGCAAAAGAAGCAGTGCGCCAGGGCATGGTCACGCTTCGTCAGGATGGCGTGTTAAAGGCAATTGATGGTATAACAACAATAGAGGAGGTTATTCGCGTGACCGAAGACTGA
- the pilO gene encoding type 4a pilus biogenesis protein PilO, translating into MNRTLLIGILLFIGVAVGIFLTWPNYQTFQQLRSELKGRQQELENRETYFADLIKVKASLAEFAEGLLKVEAALPLGPQLPSLYDFLQRSSALSGMSLRNISAAVESQAQSLELRTIPVTLELVGSWSALKELTGRLNIASRMVSLQSLNLSGSQETERFNVTLQLHTYFY; encoded by the coding sequence ATGAACCGCACCCTTCTCATTGGAATCCTGCTCTTTATAGGAGTTGCCGTAGGCATCTTCTTAACCTGGCCCAACTATCAGACCTTCCAGCAGCTGAGGTCTGAACTTAAAGGCCGCCAGCAAGAGCTGGAAAACCGGGAAACCTACTTTGCAGATTTGATAAAGGTTAAGGCAAGCCTTGCGGAGTTTGCAGAAGGGCTTTTAAAGGTTGAGGCCGCCCTTCCCTTAGGCCCCCAGCTTCCCTCGCTCTACGACTTTTTGCAGCGGAGCTCCGCACTTTCTGGAATGTCCTTGCGCAACATTTCAGCTGCAGTGGAGAGCCAAGCTCAATCCTTAGAGCTACGCACCATTCCTGTGACACTTGAGCTTGTAGGTTCCTGGAGTGCTTTAAAAGAACTGACGGGACGTTTGAATATCGCTTCTCGTATGGTTTCTCTTCAATCCCTGAACCTTTCTGGGAGCCAAGAGACCGAAAGGTTCAATGTAACTTTGCAGCTTCATACCTATTTCTACTAG
- the pilM gene encoding type IV pilus assembly protein PilM, producing the protein MKLGSFKFIPKSFLGIDIGTSTIKVVELSRWGAKKSLKNYGEMRSEMLYDKPFRTAEKSSLLLSSKDIARSLRGILQEAKIETKNAVFSIPDFSSFFTHFELPPMTKEELPEAVQYEARKHIPIPFSEVTFDWQILNKKRLGLPKEPIKILMVAVPNELINQYQEIAKLAKLRLQTLEAEVFGLIRSSLKNGEGSLVVLDMGAQTTTINVVKKGVLQSSRSIDIGGGNLSERIAQSLSIGRKEAEEKKIAEGLLSKELKTILGPLIDTVVTEIQRAIQEFREKEIQRVVLGGGSAMLPGLREYLKESLKKEIEFVDPFRSVFYPPVLEDTIKEMGPSYCVAVGMALRGLE; encoded by the coding sequence ATGAAGCTTGGTTCTTTCAAATTTATTCCCAAAAGCTTTCTTGGCATTGACATCGGAACTTCAACCATTAAGGTGGTGGAGCTTTCTCGGTGGGGCGCAAAAAAAAGCTTGAAGAACTATGGAGAGATGCGGTCTGAAATGCTGTATGACAAACCGTTTCGAACAGCAGAAAAGAGTTCCCTGCTCCTTTCTTCAAAAGACATTGCAAGATCCCTTCGCGGCATTTTGCAGGAAGCAAAGATTGAGACCAAGAACGCGGTATTCTCCATTCCGGACTTCTCTTCCTTTTTCACACACTTTGAGCTTCCTCCGATGACCAAAGAGGAGTTGCCAGAAGCAGTTCAGTACGAGGCGAGAAAACACATCCCCATTCCCTTTTCTGAAGTGACCTTTGACTGGCAGATTTTAAACAAGAAGCGCCTTGGTCTGCCAAAGGAACCTATTAAGATTTTAATGGTGGCAGTCCCCAACGAGCTAATCAATCAGTATCAAGAGATAGCAAAGTTGGCCAAGCTGCGGCTTCAAACTCTAGAGGCAGAAGTTTTTGGTCTTATCCGCTCTTCTTTGAAAAATGGAGAAGGTTCCCTTGTGGTGCTGGACATGGGAGCCCAAACCACAACTATTAATGTGGTTAAAAAAGGAGTGCTGCAGTCTTCACGGTCTATTGATATTGGTGGGGGAAACCTTTCAGAACGCATTGCGCAATCCTTGTCTATTGGCCGAAAAGAAGCAGAAGAGAAGAAAATAGCCGAAGGACTTTTGTCAAAAGAACTCAAGACTATATTAGGTCCTCTGATAGACACCGTGGTGACGGAAATCCAAAGAGCAATCCAAGAATTCAGAGAAAAGGAAATTCAACGGGTGGTTCTCGGAGGAGGGTCCGCAATGCTACCGGGGCTCAGAGAATACTTAAAAGAGAGCCTGAAGAAAGAGATAGAATTCGTTGATCCTTTTCGTTCTGTCTTTTATCCTCCTGTGTTGGAAGATACAATAAAAGAGATGGGGCCCTCGTACTGCGTCGCAGTAGGAATGGCATTACGAGGACTGGAGTAA
- a CDS encoding methyltransferase domain-containing protein, with product MQRKPKYYRGLFLSSWLPLVYDFWVWLAVLGNTKKLRESILEFVPQNPNVLIDLATGTGENALLLKQRFPYSKVLASDLSQGMLKVAKEKATRQAREIEFSFEDATKTNYPSEIADFVAISFALHDLPGEKRVEVMKEALRLLKPGGIFVIYEYHLPKNLLVRIPLIIQFLLVENLDAWRMLKENLTEKLKEAGFKNTKKKTYYKGLAQIVVGSK from the coding sequence ATGCAAAGAAAACCCAAGTATTATAGGGGGCTATTTCTCTCCTCATGGCTTCCCCTGGTGTATGATTTTTGGGTGTGGCTTGCCGTGTTGGGAAACACAAAAAAACTCAGAGAAAGCATCTTAGAGTTTGTGCCGCAAAATCCAAACGTTCTTATTGATCTTGCAACGGGAACAGGAGAGAACGCCCTGCTTCTTAAACAAAGATTTCCTTACTCCAAGGTTCTTGCCTCAGACCTGTCTCAAGGAATGCTCAAGGTGGCAAAAGAAAAAGCAACAAGGCAGGCACGGGAAATTGAGTTCTCTTTTGAAGATGCGACAAAAACTAATTATCCATCAGAAATTGCGGACTTTGTTGCAATCTCTTTTGCCTTACACGACCTTCCCGGAGAAAAGAGGGTAGAAGTGATGAAAGAAGCTTTGCGCCTGTTAAAGCCTGGCGGGATATTCGTAATCTATGAGTACCACCTTCCCAAGAACTTGCTTGTCCGTATTCCCCTCATCATTCAGTTCCTATTAGTAGAAAACCTGGATGCCTGGCGCATGCTAAAAGAAAACCTTACAGAAAAACTGAAAGAAGCTGGGTTCAAAAACACAAAAAAGAAAACCTATTACAAAGGGTTAGCCCAGATTGTAGTTGGGTCAAAGTAA
- a CDS encoding GIY-YIG nuclease family protein → MYYVYFLRLRNRRIYTGSTNDLRRRTKEHEIGNVRATTSLRPLKLIGYEAYLLKSDAQRRERFLKTTEGKRLFRQQYRDVLK, encoded by the coding sequence ATGTACTATGTATATTTTCTTCGCCTCAGAAATAGGAGGATTTATACTGGTTCTACGAACGATTTGCGTAGACGAACAAAGGAACACGAAATCGGAAATGTGCGAGCAACGACATCACTGCGACCACTTAAGCTGATAGGATATGAAGCATACCTCCTGAAGAGCGATGCACAGAGAAGAGAGCGATTCTTGAAGACGACCGAGGGAAAGAGATTATTTCGACAGCAATATCGAGACGTATTAAAGTGA
- the recG gene encoding ATP-dependent DNA helicase RecG yields MQLTTPLSEVPRIGPVYQKRLKTMGITTCRDLLFHFPRMYHDLSTITPIGKAKEGFEYCFQGTLGELQEMRTYRKRISVVEGVLSDKTGSIKVVWFNQPYLKDTLSLRQEVFLAGKVVRDQNGIHLQSPAYEKMSRNPIHMARLVPVYQETRGVSSKWLRFVIHMVLDSLKNIQDTLPSSLLKERGFPSLKDALFSIHFPNNPKDAQLARKRFSFEELFFISLFVLTERKKLSEVKAPVVAYAPDIMKRFTSKLSFELTDAQKKAAWHILKDMEKPRPMNRILQGDVGSGKTVVAAMASLAAVKAGYQAVLMAPTEVLAQQHFKTVGESLALFRITIGLLTGKTDRFISPKLPNDSIEISRKKLLKRVKEGTVDVLIGTHALIQDKVKFNNLALVIIDEQHRFGVQQRKKLQHRSQLIPHFLSMTATPIPRTLAMSVYGDLDPTIIDELPKGRKRIETKIVAPEERAKAYKFIAKEVKKGRQVFVICPRIEKVEEGEKSELKTVKEEYEKLSRDVFPGFEVAMLHGKMGAPEKEQIMRRFKRGKTDILVSTSVVEVGVDIPNASVMMIEGADRFGLAQLHQFRGRVGRSRYQSYCLLFSESKSAATKQRLKALLESENGFQLAERDLELRGPGDFSGNKQWGLPDFAMKNLANLPLVQETREAAEKLLEQDISLKNHPLLKKRVEELREKLHLE; encoded by the coding sequence ATGCAGCTAACCACTCCTCTCTCTGAAGTTCCACGCATTGGGCCGGTCTACCAGAAGCGACTGAAAACAATGGGGATCACAACTTGCCGTGATCTTCTTTTTCATTTCCCCAGAATGTATCACGACCTCTCTACCATCACTCCCATTGGAAAAGCAAAGGAGGGTTTTGAATACTGCTTTCAAGGAACCTTGGGAGAGCTTCAAGAAATGAGAACATACAGGAAAAGAATATCTGTTGTAGAGGGGGTACTAAGCGACAAAACAGGGAGCATAAAGGTGGTGTGGTTTAACCAGCCCTATCTCAAAGACACCCTGTCTTTAAGACAGGAGGTGTTTCTTGCGGGAAAGGTGGTTCGCGACCAAAATGGTATCCATCTTCAAAGCCCAGCGTATGAGAAAATGAGTAGAAACCCCATTCACATGGCAAGACTCGTTCCCGTGTACCAAGAAACCAGGGGGGTATCTTCAAAGTGGTTGCGCTTTGTCATTCATATGGTTTTAGACTCTCTTAAAAACATTCAAGACACACTTCCTTCATCCCTACTAAAAGAACGGGGGTTTCCTTCACTCAAGGATGCCTTGTTTTCTATCCACTTCCCAAACAATCCAAAAGACGCACAGCTCGCAAGGAAACGCTTTTCCTTTGAAGAACTCTTCTTCATTTCTTTGTTTGTCTTAACAGAACGAAAGAAACTTTCTGAAGTAAAGGCCCCGGTGGTTGCTTATGCCCCAGATATCATGAAGCGCTTCACCTCAAAACTCTCTTTTGAGTTGACCGACGCACAAAAGAAAGCTGCCTGGCACATCTTGAAAGATATGGAAAAGCCAAGACCAATGAACAGAATCTTGCAAGGGGATGTGGGTTCTGGGAAAACCGTGGTAGCTGCCATGGCCTCTTTGGCTGCAGTAAAGGCGGGGTATCAGGCTGTACTTATGGCTCCAACAGAGGTTTTAGCCCAGCAGCACTTCAAGACCGTGGGGGAATCACTGGCACTCTTTCGCATAACCATTGGCCTTTTAACCGGAAAGACAGACCGATTCATTTCTCCTAAACTTCCCAATGATTCCATTGAGATCTCACGAAAGAAGCTTTTAAAAAGAGTCAAAGAAGGAACCGTTGACGTTCTCATCGGCACCCACGCCTTAATTCAAGACAAGGTAAAGTTCAACAACCTTGCCTTGGTTATTATTGACGAACAACACCGCTTTGGCGTACAGCAAAGAAAAAAGCTTCAACACAGATCACAGCTCATTCCTCACTTTCTTTCCATGACCGCAACCCCCATTCCAAGAACGTTGGCAATGAGCGTGTATGGGGATTTAGACCCCACGATTATTGACGAGCTTCCCAAGGGAAGAAAGAGGATTGAAACCAAGATTGTGGCGCCAGAAGAACGGGCAAAGGCATACAAGTTCATTGCAAAAGAAGTGAAAAAGGGAAGACAGGTGTTTGTGATTTGTCCTCGCATTGAGAAAGTAGAAGAAGGAGAGAAATCAGAATTGAAGACCGTAAAAGAGGAGTATGAAAAGCTCTCAAGGGATGTATTCCCTGGCTTTGAAGTTGCAATGCTCCATGGGAAAATGGGGGCGCCAGAAAAAGAACAAATCATGCGGCGCTTTAAAAGAGGGAAAACAGACATTCTTGTTTCAACATCGGTTGTAGAGGTGGGGGTGGATATTCCCAATGCCTCCGTCATGATGATTGAGGGCGCAGACAGGTTTGGGTTGGCCCAACTCCACCAGTTTCGAGGAAGAGTGGGGAGGTCTCGCTATCAATCATACTGCCTCTTGTTTTCAGAATCCAAAAGCGCCGCAACAAAACAACGCTTAAAAGCTTTACTTGAATCTGAGAACGGATTTCAACTAGCAGAGAGAGACTTAGAGCTCCGCGGCCCGGGAGACTTTTCTGGAAACAAGCAATGGGGGCTGCCTGACTTTGCCATGAAAAACTTGGCAAACCTTCCCTTGGTTCAAGAAACTAGGGAGGCAGCAGAAAAGCTTTTAGAACAAGACATCTCTCTAAAAAACCACCCCTTACTTAAGAAACGAGTAGAAGAGCTCCGAGAGAAGCTGCACTTGGAGTAA
- a CDS encoding glycosyltransferase family 2 protein, with the protein MSLPENYSHVGRAGDLKNTVERRLYRFLEMLPGILAWGTFALAILFSWLQPVWVAFFMIAFVIYLLLRTLYFAFHLWTGYQHMRVNEKKDWIVELKNLQKAEYQLPVSSFKDLWHLVVVSTYKEPLEVLRSTFQALKDSSYPKDRMVVILGIEQREGEVAKEKAAILEMEFGGVFSKFLVTEHPDNIEGEIAGKGSNESFAAKKAREYFDELKISYQNIIISSLDADTVVYPQYFSCLSWYYLTTPDATRTSFQPIPLYLNNIWQAPPISRVFAFSSTFWHTMNQQRPEKLITFSSHAMSFQALVDVNFRAPNVVNDDSHIFWQCFFRYQGNYKVQSLYYPVSMDANAAKSLWTTLKNIYLQHRRWAYGVGEIAYVFFGFLKDKTIPLGRKLTLGVELLESHWTWATAPLLIFVLGWLPLMLGGDAFSETLLSYNLPRFVSNMLTFSMLGLIGTGVLSLYLLPKRKPSFGKMKAFWFVAQWILLPLSMIFLMALPALEAQTRWMLGKYLGFWVTPKHRS; encoded by the coding sequence ATGTCTCTTCCAGAAAACTATTCCCATGTAGGCAGGGCAGGCGACCTTAAGAACACAGTGGAGCGGCGACTCTACCGGTTCTTAGAAATGCTCCCGGGTATTCTTGCTTGGGGAACCTTTGCGCTTGCCATTCTCTTTTCCTGGCTGCAGCCAGTCTGGGTGGCTTTCTTTATGATTGCGTTCGTAATCTATCTCTTGCTTCGTACTCTGTACTTCGCCTTTCATTTGTGGACCGGGTATCAACATATGCGAGTAAATGAGAAGAAAGACTGGATTGTGGAACTTAAGAACTTGCAAAAGGCAGAGTACCAGCTTCCCGTTTCTTCCTTCAAAGACCTGTGGCACCTTGTTGTTGTTTCAACATACAAGGAACCCTTAGAGGTGCTGCGTTCTACCTTTCAAGCATTGAAAGACAGTTCGTATCCAAAAGACAGAATGGTTGTGATACTCGGCATTGAACAAAGAGAAGGAGAGGTCGCAAAAGAGAAGGCAGCGATTCTTGAGATGGAGTTTGGGGGTGTGTTTTCAAAGTTTTTGGTTACCGAGCACCCAGACAACATTGAAGGAGAGATAGCCGGAAAAGGTTCCAACGAATCGTTTGCTGCAAAAAAGGCAAGAGAGTATTTTGACGAATTAAAGATTTCCTATCAAAATATCATCATTTCTTCCTTAGATGCTGACACCGTGGTGTACCCTCAGTATTTCTCCTGCCTTTCTTGGTATTACTTGACGACCCCGGATGCAACCCGCACCAGCTTTCAGCCAATCCCTTTGTACTTAAACAACATTTGGCAGGCGCCCCCCATTTCAAGAGTATTTGCCTTTTCTTCTACCTTCTGGCACACCATGAACCAACAGCGTCCAGAAAAACTCATTACCTTTTCTTCCCATGCAATGTCATTTCAGGCACTGGTGGATGTGAACTTCCGTGCCCCCAACGTGGTGAATGACGACTCACATATCTTTTGGCAGTGTTTTTTTAGGTATCAGGGAAACTACAAGGTGCAGTCTTTGTATTACCCTGTGTCCATGGATGCCAATGCAGCAAAAAGTTTGTGGACTACGCTAAAAAACATCTATCTGCAGCACCGAAGATGGGCCTATGGAGTAGGAGAAATAGCATACGTGTTTTTTGGGTTTTTAAAAGACAAAACCATCCCCCTGGGAAGAAAGCTGACCCTGGGAGTTGAGCTGCTGGAAAGCCACTGGACTTGGGCAACAGCCCCCCTTCTCATCTTTGTCTTAGGCTGGTTGCCCTTGATGCTGGGAGGAGACGCTTTTTCTGAAACTCTACTTTCTTACAACCTCCCCCGGTTTGTGAGCAATATGCTCACCTTTTCCATGCTTGGACTGATTGGAACTGGAGTCTTGAGCTTGTACCTGCTGCCAAAGCGAAAGCCGAGCTTTGGCAAGATGAAAGCCTTTTGGTTTGTTGCCCAGTGGATCTTGCTTCCCCTGTCCATGATTTTTCTCATGGCGCTCCCTGCTTTGGAAGCACAAACCAGATGGATGTTGGGAAAATACCTTGGTTTTTGGGTAACTCCAAAACACAGAAGTTGA
- the tsaD gene encoding tRNA (adenosine(37)-N6)-threonylcarbamoyltransferase complex transferase subunit TsaD — protein sequence MTILGIETSCDDTGIAIVEGKGLPAQAGKTWPRFRILSNVVASQIEVHKKYGGVYPNLAKREHIVNLPVVLKAALRKAKLQKKNLKIDAVAVTYGPGLSPCLWTGINFAKELAKKYSVPLIPVDHMEGHLLVGLFTGLPKRDLGKIFPAVVLLVSGGHTQLLLMKGMGKYELLGETRDDAAGEAFDKTARILGLPYPGGPAVAAAAALAGKPAIAKLAAMPKSRLGINLPRPMIYTKDLDFSFSGLKTAVLYDYQKRTKKVRESKEYVRKMAQEIQQAIIDVLLKKTLRAAKQYNAKSIILGGGVSANEELRKQLKEAAGKEKIALFLPKKSLATDNGVMPAFVGYFLLVKKRYTKDPESIAADPNLRLQ from the coding sequence ATGACTATTCTCGGCATTGAAACCTCGTGCGACGACACAGGCATTGCAATAGTTGAAGGCAAGGGCCTGCCCGCGCAGGCAGGAAAAACCTGGCCCCGCTTTCGTATTCTTTCTAACGTTGTTGCCTCTCAAATAGAGGTACACAAAAAGTATGGAGGAGTGTATCCCAACCTGGCAAAACGCGAGCATATCGTGAATCTTCCCGTTGTTCTCAAAGCAGCGTTGAGAAAAGCAAAGCTCCAAAAAAAGAATCTCAAGATTGATGCTGTGGCTGTAACCTACGGCCCGGGCCTTTCTCCTTGCTTGTGGACTGGTATTAACTTTGCAAAAGAACTGGCTAAAAAATATAGCGTTCCTTTAATCCCCGTTGACCATATGGAAGGGCATCTCTTGGTTGGTCTATTCACCGGTTTGCCTAAACGAGATTTAGGCAAGATCTTTCCTGCTGTCGTTCTCTTGGTGTCGGGAGGACACACTCAGCTCTTGCTCATGAAAGGAATGGGGAAATATGAGCTGTTGGGAGAAACCAGGGATGATGCAGCAGGAGAGGCCTTTGACAAGACCGCAAGAATTCTCGGGCTTCCTTACCCCGGCGGACCCGCCGTCGCCGCTGCAGCGGCTCTGGCGGGCAAGCCCGCCATTGCAAAACTCGCAGCCATGCCTAAATCTCGTTTAGGCATTAACCTCCCAAGGCCAATGATATACACCAAGGATCTTGACTTTAGCTTTTCTGGCTTGAAAACCGCGGTACTATATGACTATCAGAAAAGAACAAAGAAAGTGCGGGAGTCCAAAGAATATGTACGCAAAATGGCACAAGAAATTCAGCAGGCAATCATTGATGTCTTGCTCAAAAAAACACTGAGGGCTGCAAAGCAATACAACGCAAAGAGTATTATCCTGGGGGGAGGAGTTTCTGCAAATGAAGAGTTACGAAAACAGCTTAAAGAAGCGGCAGGCAAAGAAAAGATAGCGCTCTTCCTTCCAAAGAAATCATTGGCAACGGACAATGGGGTGATGCCGGCTTTTGTGGGATACTTTCTCCTTGTCAAAAAGAGGTATACAAAAGACCCCGAGTCTATTGCCGCAGACCCCAATCTGCGCTTACAATAG